The genomic interval TCGACCTCGACCGCCTTGCCGTCCTGCAGCTCGACGGGGTTGAGCCAGGGCATCATGCGGCGCAGCTCCTTGCCGACGCCCTCGACGCCGTGGCCTGCATTCTCGGCGCGCTGCTTCTTGAACCAGGCGAAGCCGTTGGCGTAATCGTCGCGGAAGGCCTTGGCGAAGCTGCCGTCCTGGATGTGCGTCAACGCGTCCTTCATCCGCTGCTTGCTGGCGTCGTCGACGATCTTCGGACCGGTGTAGTAGTCGCCGAACTCGGCGGTGTTGCTGATGCTGTACCGCATGTAGTCCAGGCCGCCGCGCTTGATCAAGTTGATGATCAGCTCGAGCTCGTGGCAGACCTCGAAGTAGGCGAGCTCCTCGGGGTAGCCGGCCTCGGTGAGGACCTCGAAGCCCTTCTTGATCGACTCGGACAGGCCGCCGCAGAGCACGACCTGCTCGCCGAAGAGGTCGGTCTCGCACTCGTCCTTGAAGTTGGTGACGAGGATGCCGCCCTTGCCGCCGCCGACGCCGATGGCGTAGGCGAGCGCCTTCTCCCGCGCGGAGCCGGTCGCGTCCTGGTGGACGGCCAGCAGGGCGGGCACGCCGCCGCCGCGCTCGTACTCCCAGCGGACGGTGTGGCCGGGGCCCTTGGGGGCGACCATCACCACGTCGACGTTCTGAGGCGGATCGATCGTCTTGAAGTGCACGTTGAAGCCGTGCGTGAAGAGCAGCGTCTGGCCGTCGCGGAGGTTCGGAGCGATGTCCTGCTCGTAGACGCCGGGCTGCACCTCGTCGGGCAGGCAGACCGAGACGAGATCGGCCTTGCTCACGGCCTCGGCGACGGGCGTGGGCGTGAAGCCGTGCTTGCTGGCGAGCTTGCCGTTGGCGGAGTCGGGCCGGTTGGCGACGATGACCGTGAGGCCCGAGTCGCGGAGGTTCTGGGCGTGGGCGTGGCCCTGGCTGCCGTAGCCGAGAACGGCGATGGTCTTGCCTTGGAGCGGCGCGAGGGAGCCGTCCTTCTCGTAGAGCGTTTCGATGGCCATGTCTGCCGGGATCCTTGGGTGCGTGGGAGCCCCCGGAGCCGCGTGGCCCGCGCGGCGGCCCACCGTAGAAGCCGCCCCCGCGGGCGTCAACGCCGGCGGCGGGCCCCGCGGACCGCGGCGTCCGGGCGGCTTTTCGCGTCGCGATCCGCGGGCGGGGCACGCCCGCTCACGAGCGCCGGCGCAGCGCCCCCATCGCGATGCCCAGCCCGGGCAGCCGGGGCTCGATCTCCCGGGCGAAGCGGGCGGCATCGACGCCGTAGCCCTTGGTGGAGGCGACGCCGGGGCACGCGGCGGCGAAGAAGGCCGCGAAGCGGGCCATCAGGAGCTCGCGGCTGTACTTGGCCGCCATCGACGCGAGCGCGACCGGCAGGTGCCGCTCCTCGGCTTGCACCTCGAAGCGGACGAGCATCCACCGGCCGTCGCCGAGCAGGCGGTACGCGGACAGGGACGGGGTCTCGGCCAGCACCTCCAGCCGGGCCCCGGGGAGCGCCGCGCGCAGCGCGGCCCCGTAGCGGGTCCGGCCGCCCTGCCGGTCGACGGCGACGACGGGCCCGTCGCCGCCGCGGGTCCGCCAGAGCTCGCGCAGCCGGCCCATCGCGCGGGCGAGGTTGACGGCGGCCTTGCCGCCGGGTCCACCCGCCTCGGCGTTGAAGGCGTCCTCCAGGACCACCGCGACGGAGAACGGCGCGGCGGCGACGCCGATGCGGGCCGCGGCGGCGGCGAGCTGGCCCCGCGCGACCGCGAGCTCGCCGGCCGGCACGGAAGCGGGCAGCGGGGGCGTCGGAGCGGCCCGGTACCACGGCGGCAGCGGCGTCGGCAGCCCGGCGGCGACGGCGTCGAACCAGGCCGCCTCGGTCGCGGGCCGCTGCCCCGCGAGGTCCGCGAAGGCCAGCACCCCGCGCTCGAGGTGGGCGAGCCCGGCGGCCCGGCCGGTCAGCTTCTTCGAGTCGTTCACCGGGATGCGGCCCGAACGCCGGGCCTCGCCGACGGTGCGGCAGACCACGCGGGAGAGCCGGGCCCAGAGGTCCGGCGGCCGCCACGCGAGCGGGTCGGGGCCGGCGGCGGGGCTCGGCAGCGCGCCGATCTCCAGCACGCACCGGCCGACGGTGAGCGGGCCGAACAGCGGGCCGTAGCCCGCTTCGTCGATGCCGGCGTAGACGAGCATGGGCGGACGGGCGGGGCGGGCGAGGGATCGGCGGCGGGCTCGGCGGCGAGGAAGTTTGCGCGGAAGGTTGGGTTTGTGCCGGCTGGGGGGTAGGTTTCGGTGTCGCGGGTGTTATCGGTCGTTCCGATCGATCCGCCCGCCGCCGGTCCTGCCCGCACCCCCCGATCCCCATGAAGCCTCTCGCCGCCTCCGCCCCCGCGCTCGCCTTCGCCCTCGCGGCCGTCGTCGCGCCCACGCTCGCCGCCGCCGCCGGGCCGATGCAGCGGCCCAACCGCGTCACCGACAACCCGACCTCGACGACCAACAAGGTGCTCGTGGCCGTGCCCACGGCGGACCTCTCCGCCTACGACTTCCTCTACGTCGCCACCGAGGCCGACCTCGACGCTTACGGCACGCCCGTGGCCGTCGACGGAGCGACGCCCTTCAACAGCACCCTGGTGCTCATGAGCGCCCCGCTGCTGGAGGCCCGCAACGGGTTCTGGGGGCGGAACTTCCTGCGGGCGGAGCGGACCGGTTTCCAGACCTACGCCCCCGGCTCCTCCGCGGCGGAGGGCAACAACACGCTCGGCGAGGAGGTCGCCGCCCTCCGCGATGCGCTGGCCCGGCCGGTGAGCGTCCACGCCGCCGCGGGCCCGCGCCTCAAGGATCTGCCCGCCGGCCTCCGCGGCGACCCGTGGGCGCTGCTCAACAGCGGCCGGCTCCGCGACGCCGGCTCGGTCTTCGCCGGCCTGCCCGCTTCGCCGCAGCGGGACGCGGGGATGGCGCTCGCCGCCGCCCTCCTGGGCAAGCTCGACGCCGCGGGCGAGCGGCTCGACGCGATGGACGCGGCTTCGCTCGGCGACCTGCCGATGATGCCGCGCCTCGTCGAGCAGGCCCGCGGCCTGGCCTCGGAGGCCTACGCGGGGCGGCCGGCCGCCGCGGTGCTGGACGCGATGGCCGACGCCGCGATGCCGGCGTCCGCCGACCTGTCCAAGTGACCCGCCGGGTCCGGATCCGACGCTCCCGCGGACCGCGGACCGCGGGCCCCCGGGCGCCGCGGGGCCCGCGATCCGCGGGTTTCGAGCGGCCCGGCCGAAGGTCCACCCGCTCGGGCGCGACCTACTCTCCGGACCGGGCCGCGGCATCCGCGCCGCCGGCCGAAGCATCCGCTCAACCCCGCTCCCGGCGGAAGGAACCCGCACCATCGAATCCGGTCTTCGTGAAACCCTCAAGGTGGAGTCGGAGCGCGCCGTGCTCGTCGCCGCCCTGCTGCCCGACTTCAACGGCAACCCGCACGACCCCCTCGACGAGCTCCGCAGCCTCGCGGGCACGGCCGGCGCCCTCCCCGTCGCCGAGATCCTGCAGAAGAAGGGCAAGCCCGAGCCCGCGACCTTCATCGGCCGCGGCAAGGTGCAAGAGGTCGCCGAGGCGATCCGCCTGCACGAAGCGCAGGTGGTGATCTTTGAGAACGACCTCACCCCGCGGCAGATCGCCAACCTGGAGGAGCGGGTGGAGGCCAAGGTGGTCGACCGCTCCGAGCTGATCCTGGACATCTTCGCCTCGCGTGCCACCACGCACGAGGCGAGGCTGCAGGTCGAGCTGGCGCAGCTGCAGTACACCTTCCCGCGCCTCCGCGCGATGTGGAGCCACCTCGAGCGTATCTCCGGCGGCGCCCCCACCGGCATCGGCACGCGCGGGCCCGGCGAGCAGCAGCTCGAGGTCGACCGGCGGATCGTGCGGAAGAAGCTGGGCCTGCTGCGGAGCCAGATCGCGGAGATCCAGGGCCGCAAGGAGCGGGCCGTGGCCGCGCGGAACCTCGACCACTTCAGCGTCGGGCTCGTGGGCTACACCAACGCCGGCAAGAGCACGCTCTTCAACAGCCTCACCGCCGCGGGCACCTACGCCGACGACAAGCTCTTCGCGACGCTGTCGACCAAGACGCGCGAGTGGAAGCTCGGCGGCGGCGACGCCGTGATGCTCTCGGACACGGTCGGCTTCGTCCGCAACCTGCCCCACCACCTCGTGGCATCGTTCAAGGCGACGCTGGAGGAGGCGGTCCACGCTCACCTGCTGCTGCTCGTGGTCGACGTGAGCGACCCGCACTGCCTCGACCACCTCAAGACGGTCCGGCACGTGCTCGACGACGTGGGCGCCGGCGAGCGGCCGTTCCTGCTGGTGCTCAACAAGATCGACGCGATGGCCCACAACGCCGATCTGCTCGTGCTCGAATCGGAGCACCCCGACGCGATCCGCGTGTCGGCCAAGAGCGGCGACAACCTCGCCGCGTTGACCGAGGCGGTGCGGGACGCGCTGCACGGCCAGGTGCAGGAGATGGTGCTGACGGTGGATCAGGCCGACGGGAAGGCGATCACGTTCCTGGAGAACCGGACCGAGGTGCTCGGGCGCGACTACGCCGACACCACGGTCGACTTCCGCGTCCGGATCGGCGGCAACCAGCTCGACCGCCTCCGCGCCATGGACACGACCGCCCGGCTGCCCGGGGAGGCCGAGGCGCCCCCGTGGCGGGCTTCCCGCACGCCGGCTTGAATCCCCGGCCGCCGCGCGCCCGCTCACCCGGTGTACGATCCCGCGGCATGCGACGCCGCGGGATCCGTGAGCGGACACCTGCCGACCAAGCGCCGCCCTCGTGCTCCTCCCCTCTCCGGGGCTCGCCGTGATCCGCGGCGCCCGCTGAACCCGAGACACCCACCTTTATGGCAAGAAGCAGCAGCAGCTGGGGAATCGACGTCGGACGCGAAGCGGTCAAGGCCGTGAAGCTGGTCCAGCGTGGATCCGAGGTGGAGGTCGAGGCCTTCGAAGTCCTTCCTTACGACGAGGTGCTGACGGCACCGGACGTCGACACGGACCAGGCCATCCAGCTCCAGCTCGACGCCCTGCTCCAGAAGCACGAGCTCAAGAGAAGCCGCGTCGTCGCGTCGGTGCCGGGCAACACCGCCTTCGCCCGCTTCGCCAACCTGCCGCCGGTGGACCCCAAGACGATCCCCAAGATCGTCCGCTTCGAGGCCGAGCAGCAGATCCCCTTCCCGATCGACGAGGTCGAGTGGGATTACCAGGTCTTCCAGGACGCCGACACGCCCGACGTGAAGGTGGGCATCTTCGCCATCACCAAAGAGCGGGTGATGCAGTTCCTCTCCAACTACCGCGCGGTCGACGTCCGGGTGGACGCCCTCACGCTCTCGCCGGTCGCGGTCTTCAACGCCTTCGCGTACGACACCGCCAACGACGAGGACGCGAGCGGATCCGGCCGCGTCTACCTCGACATCGGCACGCTGTCGACCGACGTCATCATCATCGAGGACGGCGACATCTGGCTGCGGACGGTGCCCATCGGCGGCAACCACTTCACCGAAGCGCTCGTCAAGCAGTTCAAGATCAGCTTCTCGAAAGCGGAGAAGCTCAAGCGTGAGGCCGCGACCAGCAAGTACGCCAAGCAGATCTTCCAGGCGATGCGCTCCGTCTTCGCGGACCTCGTGCAGGAAGTCCAGCGCTCCATCGGCTTCTACCAATCGATGAACCGCGAGTCGGAGCTGAGCGAGGTGGTCGGGCTCGGGTCCACCTTCAAGCTCCCGGGGCTCCAGAAGTTCCTGAAGCAGCAGCTGCAGATGGACGTCAAGAAGCCGGGGGCCTGGGAGCGGGCGGTGGTGGACGGCAAGCGGGAGTCGGAGCTGGTCGGGCAGGTGGGCGTGCTCACGACGGCCTACGGCCTCGCGTTGCAGGGCCTGGGCGTGGAGCGTGTCTCCGCCAACATCCTGCCCGCCCACGTGCTGCAGCAGCGGATGTGGCAGGCGAAGCAGCCTTGGATTGCCGCGGCGGCGGCCTGCGTCGCCGTGGGGGCGGGGCTCTACGGCGCCCGCTACTTCGTCGACCAGGCCGCGCTCGAAGAGGCTTCGACGCAGATCGCCCGCGAGGTGCAGCCGGTGCTCGCGCGGGCCAATCAGTACCGAAGCGAGGCCGAGGAGGCGAAGACGCAGGACCCGCGCCAGGGCATCGAGAACCTGCGCCAGGTGGTGCCCAACCGCGACGTGTACCCGCTCCTGCTCGCCGACCTCGACGCCGCCATCGGCTCGGTCGGCACGCAGGAGGCGGTCCTCTCGGGTGATCCCGCCCGCATCGCCACGATCCCGCGTCGCCAGCGGCGCTTGCTCTCCATCGAGTCGGTGGTCGACACCTACATCCCGGCGCCCGCCACCGATGCCGAGGAGGCCGCACCGGTGGATCCCGGCCAAGGCGGATTCGGCGGCGGGTTTGACGGCGGCTTCGGCGGGGGCCCGGGCGGGTTCGGCGGCGGGCCGGAAGGCTTTGGCGGGGGCTTCGACGGCGGCTTCGGGGGCGGCGGTGGCTTCGGCGGGGGCCGGGCGGCCGGTGGCGGCGCTCCGGCGACCGGAGCCCCCACGAGCCTCGCGGAGATGATCTCGCAAGGCCAGAGCAAGGACTTCTTCGCGGGCGAGGTCGGCCCCCAGCTCGACCTGGTCATCAAGGGCACGACCCCCTTCGAGACGCCGTCGAGTCTCCTCAGCGAGACGATTATCCAGTGGCTCCGCGACAACGCGGACCGACCGGACCGCCCCTACATCATCGAGGTGGGCGAGCAACCCATCGCCTTCCTCCAGCAGGTGGGCGATGGCGGGGCGAGCCGCAGCCCCTCCGGCGGCATGGGGATGGGGATGGGGATGGGCGCGGGCGGCGGCCGCGGGGGGGCGGCCGACTTCGGCAGGAGCGGGATGGGCATGCCCGGCGGCGACTTCGGCGGAGGCTTCGGCGGAGGGGGCTTCGGCGGGGGAATGGGCGGGGGCTCCGCGATGGGAGCGGCGGACCTGGCGGCCCTGCTGCCCCGATCGCCGCTCGCGGACGAAGACGCTTCCACGGACTTCCGCTTCGAGCTGCGCTTCAAGCTCCAGCTCCGCGATCCGCTCGCGCAGCCGGACGAGGAAGCGGGCGGGGCCGGCGAGCCGGAGGGCGTGGGCGATGATGCCTTCGGGCAGGACGCGGACGCGTCCGTGCGGGCGGACGGGCAGCTGACCGAAGAGGTGACCTCATGAAGAGCGTGCTGATCTGGCTCAAGAACAACCCGATCACCGTGGCCTCCGGCCTCGTGATCCTCCTCGCCCTGGGCTTCGCCGCCTGGACGTGGTCGAGCTTCGGCGCCCTGCGGGGCGATCTCGAGGCCACGGCGAGGGAGAAGGGCAAGCTCGAAAACTTCGGAAACAACACCGCGGAGCTGCCCGCGGAGGAGATCGACGCCCAGCCGCTCACCGTCGAGGGCGTCACGTACAACCCGCCGACCGTCGATCGGATGAGGCGGATCTTCGGCGACCTCAACTCGCAGACGGAGCTGACCGCGGCGACCTTCGCGGTCTTCAACGAGCGGGGCCACCAGCAGCTGGTCGAGGGCTTCTTCCCCTCGGCCGCGGGCGACGCCTTCAACTACAAGAACCGGTACCGCGACGCGATCCAGACCCTGCTGGCGGGCCCGGGCCCCGCGGCGGGCTTCGCGGAACAAAACGGCGTCCTGCTCCCCACGCTCAAGGCGGGGCTTCCCCCTCAGGCGCAGACGCTGCAGACGCGGCTGAACCGCATCGCCGAGGAGGGTGCCCGCGCCTTCGGGGACCGGCTGACCGAAGACCAGATCCGGCGGCTCGAGGACGAGCAGCGGGTGGAGTTGCTGGAGGCCCTAACCGAGCGTGCCCGCGCGTTGGACGTCTACGCGATCAACGACATCGGCCCCACGACGGCGCTGAATCCCGAGTACCCGCTGCCCGTGCTCCGCTACGTCTACGAGGGCTCCCAGCCGGAGCCGCGGCAGATGTGGGAGAGCCAGATGCAGACGTGGATCCTCCAGGACCTCATCGCATCGATCGGCTTGGCCAACGGCGTGCCGGTCCCGGGTGTGGCCCCGCTGCCCGCCGCGGCACGCGGCGAAGGGGGCAGCGCCCAGGGCGTCCTCGGAGCCGTCGTGAAGCGACTGATCAGCGCGGACGTCCTGCCGGGCTACGTCGGCATCCAGAGCTCCGGCGGCGTCGGCCAGCTCGACAGCGACACGAACACCGGCCGCAACGCCTCCGCGGGCTTGGCCGCCGGTGCCGGGCCCGTGGAGGGCCTG from Phycisphaera mikurensis NBRC 102666 carries:
- the ilvC gene encoding ketol-acid reductoisomerase; translated protein: MAIETLYEKDGSLAPLQGKTIAVLGYGSQGHAHAQNLRDSGLTVIVANRPDSANGKLASKHGFTPTPVAEAVSKADLVSVCLPDEVQPGVYEQDIAPNLRDGQTLLFTHGFNVHFKTIDPPQNVDVVMVAPKGPGHTVRWEYERGGGVPALLAVHQDATGSAREKALAYAIGVGGGKGGILVTNFKDECETDLFGEQVVLCGGLSESIKKGFEVLTEAGYPEELAYFEVCHELELIINLIKRGGLDYMRYSISNTAEFGDYYTGPKIVDDASKQRMKDALTHIQDGSFAKAFRDDYANGFAWFKKQRAENAGHGVEGVGKELRRMMPWLNPVELQDGKAVEVDADGAAKA
- the hflX gene encoding GTPase HflX, translating into MESERAVLVAALLPDFNGNPHDPLDELRSLAGTAGALPVAEILQKKGKPEPATFIGRGKVQEVAEAIRLHEAQVVIFENDLTPRQIANLEERVEAKVVDRSELILDIFASRATTHEARLQVELAQLQYTFPRLRAMWSHLERISGGAPTGIGTRGPGEQQLEVDRRIVRKKLGLLRSQIAEIQGRKERAVAARNLDHFSVGLVGYTNAGKSTLFNSLTAAGTYADDKLFATLSTKTREWKLGGGDAVMLSDTVGFVRNLPHHLVASFKATLEEAVHAHLLLLVVDVSDPHCLDHLKTVRHVLDDVGAGERPFLLVLNKIDAMAHNADLLVLESEHPDAIRVSAKSGDNLAALTEAVRDALHGQVQEMVLTVDQADGKAITFLENRTEVLGRDYADTTVDFRVRIGGNQLDRLRAMDTTARLPGEAEAPPWRASRTPA
- a CDS encoding ribonuclease H family protein, with protein sequence MLVYAGIDEAGYGPLFGPLTVGRCVLEIGALPSPAAGPDPLAWRPPDLWARLSRVVCRTVGEARRSGRIPVNDSKKLTGRAAGLAHLERGVLAFADLAGQRPATEAAWFDAVAAGLPTPLPPWYRAAPTPPLPASVPAGELAVARGQLAAAAARIGVAAAPFSVAVVLEDAFNAEAGGPGGKAAVNLARAMGRLRELWRTRGGDGPVVAVDRQGGRTRYGAALRAALPGARLEVLAETPSLSAYRLLGDGRWMLVRFEVQAEERHLPVALASMAAKYSRELLMARFAAFFAAACPGVASTKGYGVDAARFAREIEPRLPGLGIAMGALRRRS
- the pilM gene encoding type IV pilus assembly protein PilM, with the protein product MARSSSSWGIDVGREAVKAVKLVQRGSEVEVEAFEVLPYDEVLTAPDVDTDQAIQLQLDALLQKHELKRSRVVASVPGNTAFARFANLPPVDPKTIPKIVRFEAEQQIPFPIDEVEWDYQVFQDADTPDVKVGIFAITKERVMQFLSNYRAVDVRVDALTLSPVAVFNAFAYDTANDEDASGSGRVYLDIGTLSTDVIIIEDGDIWLRTVPIGGNHFTEALVKQFKISFSKAEKLKREAATSKYAKQIFQAMRSVFADLVQEVQRSIGFYQSMNRESELSEVVGLGSTFKLPGLQKFLKQQLQMDVKKPGAWERAVVDGKRESELVGQVGVLTTAYGLALQGLGVERVSANILPAHVLQQRMWQAKQPWIAAAAACVAVGAGLYGARYFVDQAALEEASTQIAREVQPVLARANQYRSEAEEAKTQDPRQGIENLRQVVPNRDVYPLLLADLDAAIGSVGTQEAVLSGDPARIATIPRRQRRLLSIESVVDTYIPAPATDAEEAAPVDPGQGGFGGGFDGGFGGGPGGFGGGPEGFGGGFDGGFGGGGGFGGGRAAGGGAPATGAPTSLAEMISQGQSKDFFAGEVGPQLDLVIKGTTPFETPSSLLSETIIQWLRDNADRPDRPYIIEVGEQPIAFLQQVGDGGASRSPSGGMGMGMGMGAGGGRGGAADFGRSGMGMPGGDFGGGFGGGGFGGGMGGGSAMGAADLAALLPRSPLADEDASTDFRFELRFKLQLRDPLAQPDEEAGGAGEPEGVGDDAFGQDADASVRADGQLTEEVTS